One Purpureocillium takamizusanense chromosome 1, complete sequence genomic window carries:
- a CDS encoding uncharacterized protein (COG:Q~TransMembrane:17 (o38-60i72-97o103-124i136-156o162-180i271-292o312-334i387-406o412-431i491-518o530-550i901-924o936-965i1019-1036o1042-1059i1123-1146o1152-1172i)~SMCOG1288:ABC transporter related protein~EggNog:ENOG503NVC0~antiSMASH:Cluster_1.2) translates to MADVLIIPCAIGVEDSFGPVVDATCLGGFDFTLLFEEALLSIVPIGIASFWAAFRIAALYGQANKSRSSWLLSLKMLAFATYVALQVTLVVVWAAGGIPATRLTFPCAALIIAGSCLLWLVSLLEHKRSVRPSTVLCVYLGISVLLDLARVRTLFFMPGTTVVARVNLAGYCTKVLLLCLEATEKRHLLYPEWRHVSPEEASGVLNRSFFVWLNAVFIKGFRTVLTVNILTPLDSQLLSASNPLKLMISWANKTQTSQDALFWTYLNYYKWSFLAGVLPRLAYTGFSFSQPFLVERVLDFSADPSGENSENVGYSLVGAYAIVYIGLSISYAVYQHKTYRLLTMFRGSLIAMIFDKTLRIDSSAIQDAEAITLMSADIDRIASSMPLIHELYASFIETGIALYLLYRLLGLAIVAPIVWIVVCLIAGIPLAKAAGDAQIPWLEAIEVRLAATAKALGATKAIKMTGLADIVSAQITGLRLSEIRASRRYRILNIFVFISYFASSALAPVFGFLVYSLLARNNDDGTLTEGVAFASLSVFELLQQPMMYAIDGVEHVKTIINSFRRIQEYLQTKETEDYRITPETDASSSQTSICKEYKQKGMMLKDEPALEKYHFSVTVQQGSAGYAEDELILKDLNFELPMGQTTVIMGPVGCGKSTLLKLILGELPVVSGTITTSFSKAAYCSQSPWTTWGSIQSNIVGMSPWDQEWYGSVVSACALSADFAELADGDQTAIGTRGARLSGGQQMRVSLARALYSRNSVLVLDDCLSGLDRTTERHIVDAVFGSDGLLKKLGGITVILATNSGHHISFADYVVVIGSDGVVTRHGATVDMSPDEEIVHEDPEETTTPKHPAPGADAELPEEVLQELDLLDDPDQGVSRMTGDLKVYGYYAKIAGPWTMFIYLLACATFVFGVTFPSIWVQWWTNANAENPNDRLGYYLGVFAGLGLLTVIGCTLADSIFNLVVLPKTSRKFHELLLTTTMRAPTSFLTSTNAGTTINRFSQDLELIDNDLPQSIDSFIFQFMSAIVSAVFVFIGSGYVAAAIPACLALLTLLQFYYLRTSRQLRLLDIEAKAPLFSQFLETVNGIACIRAYGWTENYSDRNYNALNASQKPFYLLYCIQRWLTLVLDLFNAGVAIMLVGIATNVHNGSTSFLGVALFNIVTFSSTLQTLVTAWTQVEMALGAINRIRSFVKTVKDENVATETEPVPDDWPQHGVIAFDNVSASYETSSEPVLKDISFSVQAGEKLAICGRTGSGKSSLVSAILRMLEMDSGTISIDDVDISTIPRQEIRRRLISLPQEPFFIHGTVRENIDPQDGATDDRIEEVLRSVDMWGFFESRGGLDELLEDDKLSHGQRQLFCLARAILKQGKILIMDEATSSVDAETDAVMQRVLREEFGGRTMVAIAHKLQTILDFDRIILLDKGRIVETGNPQELLTDETSAFRVLYESLASAAEEL, encoded by the exons ATGGCTGATGTACTCATCATTCCTTGCGCCATTGGCGTTGAGGACTCCTTCGGTCCGGTGGTGGATGCCACCtgcctcggcggcttcgactTCACGCTGCTTTTCGAAGAGGCATTGCTCAGCATCGTCCCCATTGGCATTGCAT CCTTCTGGGCTGCTTttcgcatcgccgccctttATGGGCAAGCCAATAAGTCTCGTTCGTCATGGCTATTGAGCCTCAAAATG CTCGCTTTTGCGACCTACGTAGCTCTTCAAGTTACCTTGGTAGTAGTATGGGCCGCTGGCGGCATCCCGGCGACTCGCCTGACTTTCCCCTGCGCTGCCTTGATCATCGCTGGATCGTGCCTACTATGGCTCGTTTCCTTGCTGGAGCACAAACGCTCCGTGCGGCCTTCTACTGTCTTATGCGTCTACCTGGGCATATCCGTTCTACTAGACCTCGCCCGCGTTCGCACGCTCTTTTTCATGCCAGGGACCACAGTCGTCGCTCGAGTCAATCTCGCCGGATACTGCACAAAGGTCCTGTTGCTTTGCCTTGAGGCCACGGAAAAACGACACCTTCTGTACCCTGAATGGCGTCACGTGTCCCCCGAGGAAGCAAGTGGTGTTCTCAACAGGTCATTCTTCGTCTGGTTGAACGCAGTATTCATCAAGGGCTTCAGAACGGTTCTCACGGTCAACATCCTGACGCCGCTGGACTCGCAGCTCTTGTCTGCCTCTAACCCTCTTAAGCTGATGATTTCCTGGGCAAATA AAACTCAAACAAGTCAGGATGCCCTTTTCTGGACATATCTAAACTACTACAAATGGAGTTTCTTAGCAGGCGTCTTGCCGCGGCTTGCGTATACTGGCTTTAGCTTCTCACAGCCGTTCTTGGTTGAACGGGTGCTTGACTTTTCGGCGGATCCTTCTGGCGAGAATTCAGAGAATGTTGGCTACAGCTTGGTTGGAGCCTACGCTATCGTATACATCGGCCTCTCG ATATCATACGCAGTCTATCAGCACAAGACCTACCGCTTGCTAACCATGTTCCGTGGGAGCCTCATTGCCATGATCTTCGACAAGACGCTTCGCATAGACTCGTCAGCTATTCAAgatgccgaggccatcaCGCTTATGAGCGCCGATATTGACCGAATTGCGTCTAGCATGCCGCTTATCCACGAGCTCTATGCAAGCTTTATAGAAACCGGTATTGCTTTATATCTTCTTTACAGACTCCTGGGGCTTGCTATTGTTGCTCCGATAGTGTGGATTGTCG TCTGCCTCATTGCCGGCATTCCACTCGCCAAAGCCGCGGGCGATGCCCAGATCCCATGGCTTGAGGCAATTGAAGTACGCCTCGCTGCCACTGCCAAGGCACTCGGTGCCACAAAGGCGATCAAAATGACTGGACTGGCCGACATTGTTTCAGCCCAAATAACCGGCCTCCGTTTGTCGGAAATTCGTGCATCTAGGCGATATCGTATTCTCAATATTTTCGTATTCATATCTT ACTTCGCGTCCTCTGCTTTAGCTCCTGTTTTCGGCTTTCTAGTGTACAGCCTCCTTGCCAGGAACAATGATGACGGCACTCTTACGGAAGGAGTGGCGTTTGCCTCCCTCAGTGTCTTTGAGCTGTTGCAACAGCCCATGATGTACGCCATAGATGGCGTGGAGCATGTCAAGACAATCATCAACTCTTTCCGGCGAATCCAAGAGTACCTCCAGACCAAGGAAACTGAAGATTACAGAATCACGCCAGAAACTGATGCAAGCTCCTCGCAGACGAGTATTTGCAAAGAATACAAGCAAAAAGGCATGATGCTGAAAGATGAACCCGCACTGGAGAAGTATCACTTTTCAGTCACAGTTCAACAAGGATCTGCTGGATATGCCGAAGATGAGTTGATCCTTAAGGATCTTAACTTCGAATTGCCAATGGGCCAAACGACTGTCATCATGGGTCCGGTGGGTTGTGGAAAGTCAACCCTCCTCAAGCTTATCCTTGGCGAGCTGCCTGTTGTCTCCGGTACCATCACAACGAGCTTCTCCAAGGCAGCATACTGTTCACAGTCTCCGTGGACAACCTGGGGCTCCATACAGAGTAACATTGTCGGCATGTCTCCTTGGGACCAGGAATGGTACGGTTCTGTCGTATCCGCTTGCGCACTGTCTGCGGACTTTGCGGAGCTCGCGGATGGCGACCAGACTGCCATTGGAACCAGGGGCGCAAGGCTGAGTGGCGGCCAGCAGATGCGGGTGAGCTTGGCCAGAGCTCTGTATTCCAGGAACTCCGTCCTAGTACTAGACGATTGTCTAAGCGGTCTGGACCGTACAACCGAACGGCATATCGTTGATGCTGTCTTTGGCTCTGACGGGCTGCTCAAGAAACTgggcggcatcaccgtcaTCCTCGCGACAAATTCCG GTCATCATATCAGCTTTGCCGATTACGTGGTGGTCATTGGCTCAGACGGAGTTGTTACTCGGCATGGTGCTACAGTCGACATGTCCCCCGACGAGGAAATCGTGCATGAAGACCCGGAAGAGACTACAACTCCCAAACATCCAGCGCCCGGAGCAGATGCCGAACTACCAGAGGAAGTTCTACAAGAGCTTGACTTGCTCGACGACCCCGATCAGGGAGTGAGTCGCATGACTGGGGATTTGAAAGTCTACGGCTACTACGCCAAGATCGCAGGACCCTGGACAATGTTTATTTACCTCCTGGCATGCGCGACGTTCGTGTTCGGCGTCACTTTTCCCT CCATCTGGGTTCAATGGTGGACCAACGCAAACGCAGAAAACCCAAACGACAGACTTGGCTACTACTTGGGAGTGTTTGCAGGACTTGGTCTCCTGACAGTCATCGGCTGCACTCTTGCAGATAG CATCTTCAATTTGGTTGTTCTGCCCAAGACTTCGCGAAAGTTTCATGAGTTACTGCTCACTACAACGATGAG GGCACCAACTTCATTCCTCACCTCAACAAATGCGGGAACAACAATCAATCG ATTCAGCCAAGACTTGGAGCTCATTGACAATGATCTACCCCAGTCGATTGATTCATTCATCTTTCAGTTCATGTCCGCCATTGTGTCTGCTGTCTTTGTCTTCATCGGCTCCGGATACGTCGCGGCGGCTATCCCTGCCTGTCTGGCTCTCCTCACGCTCCTGCAGTTCTACTACCTTCGCACCTCGCGCCAGCTACGTTTGCTGGACATCGAGGCCAAGGCACCGCTATTTTCACAATTCCTAGAAACGGTCAATGGCATTGCCTGCATTCGGGCCTATGGCTGGACCGAGAATTACTCGGACCGAAACTACAACGCCTTGAATGCCTCGCAGAAGCCATTTTATCTGCTGTACTGCATCCAAAGATGGCTCACGTTGGTCCTGGACCTCTTCAATgcgggcgtcgccatcatgcTAGTAGGGATAGCGACCAACGTGCACAATGGATCCACCAGTTTCCTCGGCGTTGCGCTTTTCAATATCGTCACCTTCTCCTCCACGTTGCAGACTTTGGTCACTGCGTGGACCCAGGTCGAGATGGCGCTTGGCGCAATCAACAGGATCCGGTCCTTTGTCAAGACGGTCAAGGATGAGAATGTAGCGACTGAGACAGAACCCGTCCCTGATGACTGGCCACAGCACGGTGTTATCGCGTTCGACAACGTTTCTGCCTCCTATGAGACATCTTCCGAGCCAGTGCTCAAGGACATCTCCTTTTCCGTCCAAGCTGGAGAGAAGCTCGCCATTTGCGGACGAACCGGAAG TGGAAAGTCATCTCTCGTCTCCGCAATATTGCGGATGCTAGAGATGGACTCCGGTACCATCTCCATTGACGATGTAGACATCAGCACCATCCCACGGCAGGAAATCCGTCGCCGGCTCATCAGCTTGCCGCAAGAGCCCTTTTTCATTCACGGCACTGTTCGTGAGAATATCGACCCCCAGGACGGAGCAACTGACGATCGTATCGAGGAGGTGCTCCGCTCTGTTGATATGTGGGGCTTCTTTGAGTCCCGTGGTGgcctcgatgagcttctgGAAGACGACAAGCTGTCACACGGTCAACGACAATTGTTTTGCCTTGCGAGAGCCATACTCAAGCAAGGCAAGATCCTCATCATGGATGAAGCAACGAGCAGTGTCGATGCGGAGACCGATGCGGTGATGCAGCGAGTGCTAAGGGAGGAATTTGGCGGTCGAACAATGGTGGCAATCGCACATAAGCTGCAAACGATACTTGATTTTGACCGGATCATACTCTTGGACAAGGGGCGGATTGTCGAGACTGGCAATCCTCAGGAGCTTCTTACAGATGAGACGTCGGCATTCCGGGTACTGTACGAGAGTTTAGCCAGCGCGGCTGAAGAGCTATAG
- a CDS encoding uncharacterized protein (COG:E~antiSMASH:Cluster_1.2~EggNog:ENOG503P2N4), whose product MSPPPFRVLVFSKTAGYRHASIPAAISALVQLSSASSADITTSTTTPSSSSSSSSSTATAAPPPPPPFTVHPSEDASVFTPESLSRYRVIVLLHVTGTFLSKSQLAALRGFVRHGRGVVGVHSASTGMSSETDDDEAAVDEEGAGWYRRMVGASFVGHPEPQTAVIKVEDAAHPIVRLGLRGLGDGLESFDHGTLRRTWFDEWYNFKANPRKSSNAHVLLSVEETSYQGGTLGDDHPLSWCHEFEGGRVFHTALGHFDAAYKDTMFMGQVLNGILWTARAIQA is encoded by the coding sequence ATGTCACCTCCGCCCTTCCGCGTGCTCGTCTTCAGCAAAACCGCAGGCTACCGGCACGCATCGatccccgccgccatctccgccctcgtccagctctCCTCGGCATCATCCGCCGAcatcaccacctccaccaccaccccttcctcctcctcctcctcctcctcttcaacagcgacggcggcgccgccaccaccaccgccattCACCGTGCACCCCTCCGAAGACGCCAGCGTGTTCACCCCCGAGTCCTTATCCCGCTACCGCGTCATCGTCCTGCTCCACGTCACCGGCACGTTCCTCTCCAAGTCacagctcgccgcgctgcgggGCTTTGTGCGccacgggcgcggcgtcgtgggcgtgcACAGCGCCTCCACGGGCATGTCGTCTGagactgacgacgacgaagccgccgtggACGAAGAGGGGGCGGGTTGGTACCGGCGCATGGTTGGCGCGTCGTTTGTGGGACACCCGGAGCCCCAAACGGCCGTCATCAAGGTTGAGGATGCGGCGCACCCCATCGTGAGGTTGGGCTTACGGggtctcggcgacggcctcgagaGCTTCGATCATGGTACGCTTCGACGGACATGGTTTGACGAGTGGTACAACTTCAAGGCAAACCCCCGAAAGTCGTCGAATGCACATGTACTCCTGTCGGTGGAGGAGACGTCGTATCAGGGCGGCACCCTGGGAGACGACCATCCACTCAGTTGGTGTCACGAGTTCGAGGGGGGTCGGGTATTTCACACGGCCCTAGGACATTTTGATGCCGCATACAAGGATACCATGTTCATGGGCCAGGTGCTAAATGGTATTCTCTGGACAGCCAGGGCAATCCAGGCGTAG
- the APE3 gene encoding Aminopeptidase Y (MEROPS:MER0001288~COG:O~antiSMASH:Cluster_1.2~EggNog:ENOG503NV3A), whose protein sequence is MRGAIPIALAGTASALQIPLRLPQLPKKLSWSSGAAHVDVDSLPQIESKALQDTIEIANLQKRAERLYDVAKLSEPEYNHPTRVIGSRGHLGTLEYIKSVLATLGDYYNVTEQVFPAVTGTVREARLVIGTDVPSATAFSLSPPTKNKQPVYGDLILVHGSGCKSSDYPQNATNNIVIVLRGECSFGAKSELAGRAGAVAAVVVNNEEGDLHGTLGEPNEHHVATFGLSKELGDKYLDQLKEGKSLDSIAYMDSDVNTIMTTNIIAQTTHGDPNNCVAVGGHSDGVEEGPGINDDGSGSLSVLEIAVQLSSFRVNNCVRLAWWAGEEEGLLGSNYYVQSLSEEENKKIRLFGDYDMMASPNFAYQVYNATDDENPAGSQLLRDLYIDWYTEQGLNHTLIPFDGRSDYDGFIRAGIPAGGIATGAEGIKTAEEEAMFGGKKGEWYDPNYHQIGDDLTNLNHTAWEVNTRLIAHSVGTFAASFEGFPERTTEPRATKAKPTKYRGHKLIM, encoded by the exons aTGCGCGGCGCAATTCCCATTGCCTTGGCGGGCACCGCCTCCGCGTTGCAGATCCCCTTGCGCCTCCCTCAGCTGCCCAAGAAGCTCTCGTGGAGCTCCGGCGCCGctcatgtcgacgtcgactcTCTGCCCCAGATTGAGTCCAAGGCCCTGCAGGACACCATCGAAATCGCCAACCTTCagaagcgcgccgagcgctTGTATGACGTTGCCAAGCTCTCCGAGCCAGAATACAACCATCCGACCCGCGTCATTGGCAGCCGAG GACACCTCGGAACCCTGGAATACATCAAGTCTGTTCTTGCGACCCTCGGCGACTACTACAATGTGACAGAACAAGTCTTTCCCGCAGTCACAGGCACTGTTCGCGAGGCACGTCTTGTCATTGGCACTGACGTGCCCTCTGCGACGGCCTTCTCCTTGAGCCCTCCGACAAAGAACAAGCAGCCCGTCTATGGCGACCTGATCCTCGTCCATGGAAGCGGATGCAAGTCCTCCGACTACCCCCAGAACGCGACCAATAACATTGTCATTGTGCTCCGAGGCGAGTGCAGCTTCGGTGCAAAGTCCGAGCTTGCCGGACGAGCCGGCGCtgtggccgccgtggtggtcAACAACGAGGAAGGAGATCTCCATGGAACCCTCGGAGAGCCAAACGAGCACCACGTGGCCACCTTTGGTCTGTCCAAGGAGCTGGGTGACAAGTACCTTgaccagctcaaggaggGCAAGTCGCTTGACTCTATTGCATACATGGACTCCGATGTCAACACAATCATGACCACCAACATCATTGCGCAGACGACGCATGGAGACCCCAACAACTGCGTTGCTGTTGGTGGACacagcgacggcgtcgaggagggcccCGGGATCAACGACGATGGATCTGGTAGCTTGTCCGTCCTCGAGATTGCCGTTCAGCTCTCCAGCTTCCGCGTCAACAACTgcgtgcgcctcgcctggtgggccggcgaggaggagggtcTGCTCGGCTCCAACTACTATGTCCAGAGCCTGTCAGAGGAGGAGAACAAGAAAATTCGACTGTTCGGTGACTATGACATGATG GCCTCGCCCAACTTTGCCTACCAAGTCTACAATGctaccgacgacgagaaccCTGCCGGCTCGCAGTTGCTTCGAGATCTCTACATTGATTGGTACACAGAACAAGGGCTCAACCACACCCTGATCCCCTTTGACGGCCGCTCCGACTATGACGGTTTCATCAGAGCTGGCAttcccgccggcggcatcgccaccggcgccgaAGGCATCAAaaccgccgaggaggaggccatgTTCGGtggcaagaagggcgagtGGTACGACCCCAACTACCACCAGATTGGCGATGACTTGACCAACCTAAACCACACGGCCTGGGAGGTCAACACGCGGCTCATTGCCCACTCGGTGGGCACCTTTGCAGCGTCCTTTGAGGGCTTCCCGGAGAGGACTACGGAGCCCCGTGCCACCAAGGCGAAGCCGACCAAGTATCGCGGGCACAAGTTGATCATGTAG
- a CDS encoding uncharacterized protein (EggNog:ENOG503NX1E~antiSMASH:Cluster_1.2~MEROPS:MER0003110~COG:O), with product MSDSNDGMWFSRDELAGMDSTILDSLQSRDGIEDGAEGKLQYRVTFGEALAMQMLGSVQTSASRRRYQVAYRRRFPENVARLNRIISLRDEIARILGFTSHASIKMEEKMARDFDEVQEALRALATGLSPVAKAEDWELQQHIKCEEPGSSSTLVADWDRRFYTNKFNASRRKLVEGKLAEYFEMGHTWDKILQVYERLFDMHFCELTGKVETWHDSVRVYSAWETCGVDREFLGYLYVDLYEREGKYRNAHTMGIEPSYITADGSHNCAAVALICSFPNASPTKPSLLRHLHMRIIVHEMGHCIHKLVSKTKYALSHSRDFVEIPSRVMEYLTWQPDFLQSVARHYTCVGNNTGDGETDGKLPEDMLEALLNSRGNFRASGTMAAIHRAVFDLDIHSPASHEAAVEMDTTMLWNTSRRDMGCQGSDPADWGWEQAAFGAIFRNYDAGYFGYTTSDAYAADMFATVFGGSLEDGDKMRLFRKKVLEVGSSVSEIQIVEGFLGRKLDVGALLREIIGQSCARLED from the exons ATGTCGGACTCGAACGACGGGATGTGGTTCTCTCGAGATGAACTCGCTGGCATGGACTCTACCATTCTCGACTCGCTTCAGTCTCGAGATGGTATTGAAGATGGCGCTGAGGGAAAGCTGCAATATCGCGTCACATTTGGCGAAGCTCTGGCGATGCAAATGCTTGGGAGCGTCCAGACAAGTGCGTCGAGAAGGAGATACCAAGTCGCGTATCGGCGCCGCTTTCCGGAGAATGTCGCCAGGCTCAATCGAATTATCTCACTCCGAGATGAGATCGCTCGGATTTTGGGATTTACGAGCCACGCTTCCATCAAAATGGAGGAAAAGATGGCTCGGGATTTCGACGAGGTTCAGGAAGCCCTCAGGGCTCTCGCGACGGGGCTGTCTCCTGTTGCCAAAGCCGAAGACtgggagctgcagcagcacatAAAATGCGAGGAGCCCGGGTCGAGCAGCACACTTGTTGCTGACTGGGATAGGAGGTTCTATACTAACAAGTTCAACGCCAGTAGGCGCAAGCTGGTTGAAGGCAAGTTGGCCGAGTATTTCGAGATGGGCCACACCTGGGATAAGATTCTGCAGGTTTATGAGAGGCTGTTCGACATGCACTTCTGTGAGCTTACTGGCAAGGTCGAGACCTGGCACGATAGTGTCCGGGTATATTCTGCGTGGGAGACTTGCGGCGTCGATCGTGAGTTCTTGGGATACCTCTACGTCGATTTGTACGAGAGGGAAGGCAAGTATCGCAACGCGCACACGATGGGAATCGAGCCT AGCTACATTACTGCCGATGGCTCCCACAATtgcgcggcggtggcgctgaTATGCAGCTTCCCCAAcgcgtcgccgacgaaaCCCAGCCTCTTGAGGCATCTTCATAtgcgcatcatcgtccaCGAGATGGGCCACTGCATCCACAAGCTTGTATCAAAGACGAAATATGCTCTGTCGCATTCGAGAGATTTCGTGGAAATCCCGAGCCGGGTCATGGAGTATCTGACTTGGCAGCCAGACTTTTTGCAAAGCGTCGCGAGACATTATACGTGTGTAGGCAACAACACCGGAGATGGCGAGACGGATGGAAAGCTGCCAGAAGACATGTTGGAAGCTCTGTTGAACAGTAGGGGCAACTTCCGCGCCAGCGGAACGATGGCAGCGATCCACCGGGCCGTGTTCGACCTCGACATTCACTCCCCGGCAAgccacgaggcggccgtcgagatggATACGACCATGCTGTGGAATACCTCGAGGAGAGATATGGGCTGCCAAGGCAGCGACCCCGCAGACTGGGGGTGGGAGCAGGCTGCGTTTGGCGCCATCTTCAGAAACTATGATGCCGGCTACTTTGGGTACACGAC TTCTGATGCATACGCTGCGGACATGTTTGCCACAGTCTTTGGGGGTAGCCTCGAAGACGGGGACAAGATGCGGCTGTTCCGGAAGAAGGTCTTGGAGGTCGGCTCCAGCGTGTCGGAGATTCAGATCGTGGAGGGCTTCTTGGGGAGGAAGCTCGATGTGGGCGCTCTGTTGCGGGAGATTATCGGACAGTCGTGCGCGAGGCTAGAGGActga